Proteins encoded by one window of Kribbella flavida DSM 17836:
- a CDS encoding Rv3235 family protein: protein MTTRRALAAVHPTSSNSPEPSAAGTHLVGPESVTTQPEANMPTSPAADADTATHPEADKATHMGLAARPHSTAASTGTGSTAAGSGARTHPRTGTTYPLAGAGKGRGQGGRARRQEVPTQGALALRYDVAEELVIPARPRLRLVHGGPALPDARAWSTRLVQAIVEVLAGDRAISQLIRWTDSVVFTDLNRRVRLLGLTTTAGKRGAKDRSCVRSIHVSRPTDDVVEVAAHVRAGDRSRAVALRLETHRGRWVCTALELG, encoded by the coding sequence ATGACCACCCGACGCGCTCTCGCCGCCGTTCACCCCACGTCCTCCAACTCCCCCGAGCCCTCGGCCGCCGGCACGCACCTCGTCGGCCCCGAGTCCGTCACCACCCAGCCGGAAGCGAACATGCCCACGAGTCCGGCCGCGGACGCCGACACAGCAACGCACCCGGAAGCCGACAAGGCGACGCACATGGGCCTGGCCGCCCGCCCCCACAGCACGGCGGCCAGCACCGGCACGGGCAGCACCGCGGCCGGCAGCGGCGCCCGTACTCACCCGCGCACCGGGACGACGTACCCCTTGGCGGGGGCGGGGAAGGGGCGCGGGCAGGGCGGTAGGGCTCGTCGGCAGGAGGTGCCGACGCAGGGGGCGCTGGCTCTGCGGTACGACGTTGCTGAGGAGCTGGTGATTCCGGCGCGGCCTCGGTTGCGACTGGTGCACGGTGGACCGGCGTTGCCGGATGCTCGGGCGTGGAGTACTCGGCTGGTTCAGGCGATTGTCGAGGTGCTTGCCGGCGATCGCGCGATCAGCCAGCTGATTCGCTGGACCGACTCGGTGGTCTTCACCGACCTGAACCGCCGTGTGCGGCTGCTCGGTCTCACCACCACCGCCGGCAAGCGCGGGGCCAAGGACCGCAGCTGTGTTCGTTCGATCCACGTCTCGCGGCCGACGGACGACGTGGTCGAGGTTGCTGCCCACGTTCGCGCCGGCGACCGTTCGCGCGCCGTGGCTCTTCGCCTGGAGACCCACCGAGGCCGCTGGGTCTGCACCGCCCTGGAGCTCGGCTGA
- a CDS encoding LysM peptidoglycan-binding domain-containing protein, whose translation MIRVIRPLSALGVVVGLGFGLQWVTAGATAQASFEDLISMAFLAVGAVAWVAYAWLLVAVLATALEQTPGVLGRAASVVAGAITSQSSRPLLRSALGVAAVTPLTIGVAHAAPSDAPPRQPWTATERASTVSLTPSPPNWRLTETPSILRLTEPAPPATAPTRRAAAHRADVPAESAPESDRLHGSTGRPGVSPNDWRATERPSSVRLTGSDAASNKLPGARPTAEHGARPGRSEVHGRAKRPQQQAHQPVERTDQRADPAKQSRTDQRVEARAQGRTEEPGRPSVRVPDRPTDGAPTRYTDLGSGQLVRTSSHVVVRGDSLWSIAAAELGARATAEAIAARWPQWYAANRAVIGPDPDLLLPGQVLHAPSSLDRPVPPTHQEK comes from the coding sequence ATGATTCGAGTAATCAGACCGCTCTCAGCGCTGGGCGTTGTGGTCGGGCTGGGCTTCGGCTTGCAATGGGTCACCGCAGGTGCGACGGCTCAGGCGTCGTTCGAGGACCTGATCTCGATGGCCTTCCTCGCCGTCGGCGCTGTCGCCTGGGTCGCGTACGCCTGGCTGCTGGTCGCGGTCCTGGCGACGGCCCTGGAGCAGACCCCGGGTGTTCTCGGACGGGCAGCTTCGGTCGTCGCCGGGGCGATCACTTCGCAGAGTTCGCGACCCCTCCTGCGCTCGGCCCTCGGGGTGGCGGCCGTGACCCCGCTGACCATCGGCGTCGCTCACGCCGCACCGAGCGACGCCCCTCCCCGGCAGCCGTGGACCGCCACCGAACGGGCCTCCACCGTCTCGCTCACGCCGAGTCCCCCCAACTGGCGCCTGACGGAGACGCCGTCCATCCTCCGCCTCACCGAACCTGCTCCTCCGGCTACCGCCCCGACTCGGCGGGCTGCCGCTCACCGGGCCGACGTACCGGCCGAGTCCGCTCCGGAATCGGACCGGCTCCACGGGTCGACTGGCCGGCCGGGCGTCTCACCCAACGACTGGCGCGCCACCGAGAGGCCGTCGAGCGTTCGACTCACGGGATCGGATGCCGCTAGCAACAAGTTGCCCGGCGCGCGGCCGACCGCTGAGCACGGCGCCCGGCCGGGGCGATCGGAGGTTCACGGCCGCGCGAAGCGGCCGCAGCAACAAGCCCATCAACCGGTCGAGCGCACGGACCAGCGGGCCGACCCGGCCAAGCAGTCTCGGACGGACCAGCGGGTCGAAGCTCGGGCGCAGGGGCGCACCGAGGAACCCGGGCGGCCTTCGGTGCGGGTGCCGGATCGGCCTACCGATGGTGCGCCGACGCGGTACACGGATCTGGGCAGCGGGCAGCTCGTCCGCACAAGCAGTCACGTGGTCGTCCGAGGCGACTCGCTCTGGTCGATCGCCGCCGCTGAACTCGGCGCCCGTGCCACAGCTGAAGCGATCGCCGCCCGCTGGCCGCAGTGGTACGCCGCCAACCGCGCCGTGATCGGCCCTGACCCCGACCTGCTGCTCCCAGGCCAGGTACTCCACGCCCCGTCCTCCCTCGACCGTCCCGTGCCGCCGACCCACCAGGAGAAGTGA
- a CDS encoding helix-turn-helix domain-containing protein yields the protein MPAPRFLQLSDVAEVLNISANQVYALVRRGDIPAVKIGGRGQWRVEATELEKYIERLYTETRQFIDSHPFGEDAEQTEDVRQ from the coding sequence ATGCCTGCACCGCGCTTCCTCCAGCTCTCCGACGTCGCCGAGGTGCTGAACATCTCGGCCAACCAGGTCTACGCGCTGGTCCGCCGCGGCGACATCCCCGCGGTCAAGATCGGCGGCCGCGGTCAGTGGCGGGTCGAGGCCACCGAGCTGGAAAAGTACATCGAGCGGCTGTACACCGAGACCCGCCAGTTCATCGACAGCCACCCGTTCGGCGAGGACGCCGAGCAGACCGAGGACGTTCGCCAGTAG